The following coding sequences are from one Vicinamibacteria bacterium window:
- a CDS encoding glycosyltransferase family 9 protein: protein MNRSNGSRSCRILAIRLHALGDVVITLPYLNDVKRRNPDFEIDLLTRREFASIPRSLELFSRIHAVTGGRQFKLQCLFTSVLLPRLISRDYDVVVDLQNNEISRAVTRFLRPHRTSRFDTTAPRPAGERTREALDAAGLGPAGLDADLVLRKHEGARDLLAEAGFRKEHRLIVLNPAGAFPSRNWPVASYARFARAWQKIDDRPTSFLVLGLPSMKRKAEALRAELDGRLLDLVGLTTPSEAFAIVRKADLVLSEDSGLMHMAWSSGVPTIALFGSSRGDWSRPLGARSICLDSGDLECGYCMEELCRFGDVRCLTRYEPARVAELGMKLVMESR from the coding sequence GTGAACCGCTCGAACGGTTCGCGATCCTGCCGCATTCTCGCGATCCGCCTTCATGCCCTGGGAGACGTCGTGATCACGCTTCCCTATCTCAACGACGTGAAACGGCGTAACCCTGATTTCGAGATCGATCTGCTCACGCGCCGTGAGTTTGCCTCCATTCCCCGTTCCCTAGAGCTGTTCTCTCGGATTCACGCCGTAACCGGAGGGCGCCAGTTCAAGCTGCAATGTCTCTTCACCAGCGTGCTTCTTCCCCGGCTCATATCGAGGGACTACGACGTCGTGGTCGATCTGCAGAACAACGAGATCTCCCGCGCGGTGACCCGCTTCCTGCGCCCGCATCGCACCTCGCGGTTCGATACCACGGCTCCTCGGCCCGCGGGAGAAAGGACGCGAGAAGCTCTCGACGCGGCGGGACTGGGTCCGGCAGGCCTCGACGCCGATCTCGTTCTCCGCAAGCACGAAGGGGCACGAGACCTCCTCGCGGAAGCCGGCTTCCGAAAAGAGCACCGACTGATCGTTCTCAACCCCGCTGGCGCCTTTCCGTCGAGAAACTGGCCGGTTGCAAGCTACGCCCGCTTTGCCCGCGCGTGGCAGAAGATCGACGACCGACCCACGAGCTTTCTCGTCCTTGGGCTTCCCTCGATGAAGCGGAAAGCCGAGGCCCTGCGCGCCGAGCTCGATGGTCGGCTTCTCGATCTCGTCGGCCTCACGACTCCCTCCGAGGCGTTCGCGATCGTCCGCAAAGCCGATCTCGTCTTATCCGAGGACTCCGGGCTCATGCACATGGCATGGAGCTCCGGCGTTCCCACCATCGCGCTTTTCGGCTCGAGCCGGGGCGATTGGTCACGGCCCCTCGGCGCGCGATCGATTTGCCTCGACTCGGGCGATCTCGAGTGCGGTTATTGCATGGAAGAGCTGTGTCGGTTCGGCGACGTGCGCTGCTTGACCCGCTACGAGCCCGCCCGCGTGGCCGAGCTGGGAATGAAGCTCGTGATGGAGAGCCGATGA
- a CDS encoding O-antigen ligase family protein: MSAIVPLAVLALALPFEPMKPLGVIWGFELSLLELTAGGLLLCSGLALTREGRGAVPLGPAAVFFLAACLVSTIWADEPRLLPFKASLRVLAGIVVFFTTSLALAVRQRFRILFGALAIAGLLAATIGLIERANWPDPLPGLRAFREQVFEVGGSPRITGTFSYPNLLGGFLVATIPFALYFFRSRPRSSFFAAVVMYLGVLLTHSRGALLGALTGTFLFWALTRTTPFFARLHGAFCVVTVVAFLSDPTFRWRISSEGDRSWYQARIEPMEKSLALAPAELTQTNVKAINAGKLTWAGGGSKPIHLSYRWFRKSGEVIEPVAIEGERTSLGREVAPGESILLASTVRAPRNPGNYLLVWDMVHEHTTWFSDKVGLGSPVTVTVGDVEKADSQKAPQTARTVWRPGRLELWTSAFHLFASRPLLGVGPDNFRWLYGPAAGHDEWDTRTFSNSLYLELLATTGILGTAAFAILMGSALGGLLARPLPILNAAILCSLAGVLVHGLLDYLFEATPLYLTFWMTLGAASAAIRRPSS; the protein is encoded by the coding sequence GTGAGCGCCATCGTTCCGCTCGCCGTGCTGGCGCTCGCGCTGCCCTTCGAGCCCATGAAGCCCCTCGGAGTTATCTGGGGATTCGAGCTGAGCTTGCTCGAGCTCACCGCCGGGGGACTCCTGCTTTGCTCCGGGCTCGCGCTCACGCGTGAAGGTCGCGGGGCCGTACCTCTTGGACCGGCCGCCGTTTTTTTCCTCGCCGCTTGCCTCGTCTCGACGATTTGGGCCGATGAGCCACGGCTCCTTCCCTTCAAGGCAAGCCTGCGCGTCCTCGCGGGTATCGTCGTTTTCTTCACGACTTCGCTTGCCCTCGCGGTTCGCCAGCGATTCAGGATCCTCTTCGGGGCCCTCGCCATCGCCGGCTTGCTCGCCGCGACGATCGGACTCATCGAGCGCGCAAACTGGCCGGACCCTCTTCCCGGGCTGCGCGCTTTTCGCGAGCAGGTGTTCGAGGTCGGGGGCTCGCCGCGCATCACCGGGACCTTCTCCTATCCGAACCTTCTCGGAGGCTTCCTCGTCGCGACGATTCCCTTCGCTCTCTATTTTTTCCGCTCGAGACCGCGATCGTCATTCTTTGCTGCGGTCGTCATGTATTTGGGCGTGCTTCTGACGCACTCTCGGGGTGCCCTCCTGGGCGCGCTCACAGGAACGTTTCTCTTCTGGGCCTTAACACGGACGACACCGTTCTTCGCTCGACTGCACGGGGCTTTTTGCGTCGTCACCGTCGTCGCGTTCCTCTCCGATCCCACGTTCCGTTGGCGAATCTCGAGCGAGGGCGACCGAAGCTGGTACCAGGCACGGATCGAGCCCATGGAGAAGTCCCTGGCTCTCGCACCCGCCGAGCTCACCCAGACGAACGTCAAGGCCATCAACGCCGGCAAGCTCACGTGGGCGGGAGGCGGATCCAAACCCATTCACCTGTCCTACCGCTGGTTCCGGAAAAGCGGCGAGGTCATCGAGCCCGTCGCGATCGAAGGCGAACGGACTTCGCTCGGACGCGAGGTCGCGCCGGGGGAGTCGATCCTGCTCGCCTCGACGGTTCGAGCGCCGAGAAATCCAGGAAACTACCTTCTCGTCTGGGACATGGTGCACGAGCACACGACCTGGTTCTCGGACAAGGTGGGCCTCGGATCCCCGGTGACGGTCACGGTGGGCGACGTCGAGAAGGCGGATTCGCAGAAGGCTCCGCAGACGGCGCGGACGGTCTGGCGCCCCGGACGTCTCGAGCTCTGGACGAGCGCCTTTCATCTGTTTGCTTCCCGCCCCCTGCTCGGCGTCGGCCCGGACAACTTTCGCTGGCTCTACGGCCCCGCGGCCGGTCACGACGAATGGGACACGAGGACTTTCTCGAACAGCCTCTATCTCGAGCTCCTCGCCACGACGGGAATACTCGGCACGGCCGCGTTTGCGATTCTCATGGGCTCCGCCCTGGGCGGCCTTTTGGCGAGGCCACTGCCGATCTTGAACGCGGCCATCCTTTGCTCGCTCGCCGGCGTGCTGGTCCACGGCCTTTTGGACTACCTCTTCGAGGCGACGCCGCTCTATCTCACTTTTTGGATGACGCTGGGCGCAGCATCCGCGGCGATCCGGAGACCGTCTTCGTGA
- a CDS encoding class I SAM-dependent methyltransferase, whose amino-acid sequence MLARCEATEDFFKLRCPECGASAFAAGYDVLCPTEGRRIEGADGVLPLLRSDRQYELRPFLEAYRTVRHEEGWGGPPDYYLGLPLHDTTGRHRAIWKLRARSYRILCAEIEARFGNASLRVLDLGAGNGWLSYRLARMGHFVLATDISLDPEDGLGALPRYAEDRRELRGLLTKARAEFEELPLEDAQFDIVVHVGSLHYARCLERAVHEARRVVRPGGLFLVADSPTYEEEAAGRRMVERRRTEHIARYGIDGIDHTTGFLVLGSFRSLLRLAGFRVEVRAPFEGGHRVARRLYCRVKGLPPPARFPVFVAERTP is encoded by the coding sequence ATGCTCGCTCGGTGTGAAGCGACCGAAGACTTTTTCAAGCTTCGATGTCCCGAATGCGGGGCCTCGGCCTTCGCAGCCGGCTACGACGTTCTTTGCCCCACCGAGGGACGGCGGATCGAGGGTGCGGACGGGGTGCTTCCTTTGCTTCGCTCCGATCGCCAGTACGAGCTTCGACCGTTTCTCGAGGCCTACCGTACCGTGCGACACGAGGAAGGATGGGGCGGCCCGCCTGATTATTACCTCGGCCTTCCTCTGCACGATACGACCGGTCGCCACCGAGCCATCTGGAAGCTGCGGGCTCGCAGCTACCGCATCCTCTGTGCAGAGATCGAGGCGCGCTTCGGCAATGCTTCGCTCCGCGTCCTCGATCTCGGTGCGGGCAACGGATGGCTCTCGTATCGTCTCGCCCGGATGGGGCACTTCGTGCTCGCCACCGACATTTCTCTCGACCCCGAGGACGGCCTCGGCGCACTGCCCCGCTACGCCGAGGATCGGCGAGAGCTACGAGGCCTTCTGACGAAAGCTCGCGCCGAGTTCGAAGAGCTTCCTCTGGAAGACGCTCAGTTCGATATCGTGGTTCACGTCGGCTCGCTTCACTACGCCCGTTGCCTGGAACGCGCGGTTCATGAGGCTCGCCGCGTAGTTCGCCCCGGCGGGCTGTTCCTCGTGGCCGATTCGCCGACCTACGAGGAGGAGGCCGCGGGCCGCAGGATGGTCGAGCGACGACGAACCGAGCACATCGCACGATACGGCATCGACGGCATCGACCATACGACCGGGTTTCTCGTCCTCGGCTCGTTTCGGTCTCTGCTGAGACTCGCCGGGTTTCGTGTCGAGGTCCGGGCTCCCTTCGAAGGTGGCCACCGCGTCGCCCGACGCCTGTACTGCCGGGTCAAAGGGCTGCCGCCTCCGGCCCGCTTCCCCGTCTTCGTCGCGGAGCGAACACCGTGA
- a CDS encoding glycosyltransferase family 1 protein: protein MLLAFDATTIRGNKTGVGYYTERLLERLTQVGGEANPVDEVLVLSNRELDLPEFPRTRNVLEGRFPVRAVWMQAVLPFVLERLRPDLCHFTNFLGPYFTDVPYVVTVHDMTLELMPRHHTWRKRLLTKALSPEIARRARHVITPSESAREDVAQLFGIDRARIRAIPHAPHPEFRPSRSEATAASLAERYGVERPYLLYVGTLEPRKNLVRTIRAFARIATRFPDHRFYLAGDLGWHSSELIATIEALGLESRVKRLGYASESDLPALYSHAELFVYPSLYEGFGFPVVEAMACGTPVVTSNTSSLAEVAGGAALRVNPFDEVELAEGIDSGLSDASLRERLARTGLARARSFSWERTVSETLEVYQEALGRATVRARPRLVSGSRTARAILDTITYGAEFDFPMRLDEIHRALIEVPASKMEVARLLVEDPLLQERIDRVPPYYFLAGQRSSIATRRNARLRTRALLESKRHAIGLVRRAPFVRMVALSGASAHDNAKDGDIDLFLVTARGRAWTVALYLFAVMKVLGLRRTLCLNYFVAEDRLELAERDPFTASQIVGMKPLFGRDQYIRLVRANAWGARFFPNFWQGYPRLQDECARDETVGSFFWECALAPFGALIEQVSWRVLGWHLGRRVRQSDRPDAVKLEPGLIKLHFNDHSRSLGERIAAIRRARIAPAAETPAESVPEVDHARSV from the coding sequence GTGCTCCTAGCATTCGACGCCACGACCATTCGGGGCAACAAGACCGGCGTGGGCTATTACACCGAGCGCCTCCTGGAACGGCTGACGCAGGTGGGAGGCGAAGCCAATCCAGTCGACGAGGTTCTTGTCCTCTCGAACCGAGAGCTCGATCTCCCGGAGTTTCCGAGAACGCGAAACGTACTCGAGGGTCGCTTTCCCGTCCGCGCCGTCTGGATGCAGGCCGTGCTCCCTTTCGTGCTCGAACGTCTTCGCCCCGATCTCTGTCATTTCACGAATTTTCTCGGACCCTACTTCACCGACGTTCCTTACGTGGTGACCGTGCACGATATGACGCTCGAGCTCATGCCACGCCACCACACCTGGCGCAAGCGCCTCCTGACCAAGGCGCTATCGCCCGAGATCGCCCGGCGCGCCCGTCATGTCATCACCCCCTCGGAGTCGGCGCGAGAGGACGTGGCACAACTGTTCGGCATCGATCGCGCGCGAATCAGAGCCATCCCCCACGCACCCCATCCGGAGTTTCGCCCATCGCGAAGCGAGGCGACTGCGGCGTCGCTCGCGGAGCGCTACGGTGTCGAGCGTCCCTACCTTCTCTACGTCGGCACTCTCGAGCCGCGGAAGAACCTCGTTCGCACGATCCGTGCTTTCGCCAGAATCGCCACACGGTTCCCGGATCATCGGTTCTACCTCGCAGGGGATCTGGGCTGGCATTCGTCGGAGCTCATCGCCACCATCGAGGCTCTCGGCCTGGAGAGCCGGGTCAAGAGGCTCGGCTACGCCAGCGAAAGCGACCTTCCCGCGCTCTACTCCCACGCGGAGCTGTTCGTCTACCCGTCGCTCTACGAAGGTTTCGGATTTCCCGTCGTCGAGGCCATGGCCTGTGGCACTCCCGTCGTCACCTCCAATACCTCGTCTCTCGCGGAGGTTGCCGGGGGCGCCGCGCTTCGGGTGAATCCGTTCGACGAAGTCGAGCTTGCGGAGGGGATCGACTCGGGACTCTCGGACGCGAGTCTGCGCGAGCGGCTCGCGCGAACCGGCCTGGCACGGGCGCGCTCGTTCAGCTGGGAGCGCACCGTGAGCGAAACGCTCGAGGTATACCAGGAGGCGCTCGGGCGGGCGACCGTTCGAGCGCGGCCTCGCCTGGTGTCGGGCTCACGCACGGCGCGGGCCATCCTCGACACGATCACCTACGGGGCGGAGTTCGACTTTCCCATGAGGCTCGACGAGATCCATCGCGCCTTGATCGAAGTTCCGGCCTCGAAAATGGAAGTGGCCCGACTCCTGGTGGAAGACCCGCTTCTCCAGGAACGGATCGACCGCGTGCCACCGTACTACTTCCTCGCAGGTCAGAGGAGCAGCATCGCGACTCGGCGCAACGCGCGCCTCCGGACCCGAGCCCTTCTGGAGAGCAAGCGTCACGCGATCGGACTGGTTCGCCGAGCTCCGTTCGTCCGAATGGTCGCCTTGTCCGGGGCCAGCGCGCACGACAACGCCAAGGACGGGGACATCGATCTGTTTCTGGTGACGGCTCGGGGGCGCGCCTGGACCGTGGCCCTCTACCTCTTCGCGGTGATGAAGGTTCTCGGGCTGAGAAGAACGCTGTGCCTGAACTACTTCGTAGCGGAAGATCGGCTCGAGCTCGCCGAGCGAGATCCCTTCACCGCGAGTCAGATCGTGGGGATGAAGCCGCTCTTCGGACGAGACCAGTACATCCGTTTGGTCCGGGCCAACGCGTGGGGCGCACGGTTCTTCCCCAACTTCTGGCAAGGATATCCCCGTCTTCAGGACGAATGCGCGAGAGACGAGACTGTCGGCTCGTTCTTCTGGGAATGCGCCCTGGCTCCTTTCGGAGCGCTCATCGAGCAGGTTTCCTGGCGGGTTCTCGGCTGGCACCTCGGCCGACGGGTTAGACAATCGGACCGTCCGGACGCGGTCAAGCTCGAGCCCGGTCTCATCAAGCTCCACTTCAACGACCACAGTCGATCGTTGGGGGAGAGGATCGCCGCGATTCGAAGGGCCCGGATCGCGCCCGCCGCCGAGACACCGGCGGAATCGGTGCCCGAGGTCGATCATGCTCGCTCGGTGTGA
- a CDS encoding oligosaccharide flippase family protein, which translates to MSELTRKALAAGSTKLAWDVLGRLFGFLLSILLARSLGASGFGSYAVYWYGAFMIAQLTDLGLHLVSLRAMSSSPSTKVLASAVAAKLMLTGIVAAGSFVYSPSRLLLLLLAAQLLGSWVELFGVALRSRGLVGREGALLALLRGGWILAAAWTITRGESVENLALGLATASLVVLLLALAAAAATIREWGRASTAGAATLLREAVPLATTGVITLVYLRADLFIVSALRGSYEAGVFQAAFRLFEATFVVSGGLAAGTFPLLASRFGRSDFASLARLLLAWSLALALPIVVAFTLFAETLTVAFYGEGFREAANPLVYLGITLLAVFVNASTTHVLIAAHRMRRLVAAIAVRLAVGVAFDVMLVPSYGATGAAIAVLIAELSLTIVSSSLMADLVLFPAKPNTLETQELSSCS; encoded by the coding sequence GTGAGCGAGCTAACACGAAAGGCGCTCGCTGCAGGCTCGACCAAGCTGGCCTGGGACGTTCTGGGACGTCTGTTCGGTTTCCTTCTCTCGATTCTGCTCGCCCGCAGTCTGGGCGCGTCCGGCTTCGGAAGCTACGCCGTGTACTGGTACGGGGCGTTCATGATCGCCCAGTTGACCGACCTCGGCCTTCATCTCGTCAGCCTGCGAGCGATGTCGAGCTCCCCCTCAACCAAGGTCCTCGCGAGTGCCGTTGCCGCGAAGCTCATGCTGACAGGGATCGTGGCCGCGGGATCGTTCGTCTATTCCCCCTCGAGGCTCCTGCTCCTCCTTCTCGCGGCGCAATTGCTCGGCTCCTGGGTGGAGCTGTTCGGAGTCGCTCTGAGAAGCCGCGGCCTGGTGGGACGGGAAGGGGCTTTGCTCGCTCTACTTCGCGGGGGCTGGATCCTGGCGGCGGCGTGGACGATCACCCGAGGTGAATCCGTCGAGAATCTGGCGCTCGGACTCGCGACCGCGAGCCTCGTCGTTCTTCTGCTCGCTCTTGCCGCCGCCGCGGCGACGATCCGGGAGTGGGGCCGCGCGTCAACGGCCGGCGCGGCAACGCTGCTGCGAGAAGCCGTGCCGCTCGCAACGACCGGTGTGATCACTCTCGTTTACCTGCGGGCCGACCTCTTCATCGTTTCCGCCCTGCGGGGCAGTTACGAAGCGGGTGTCTTCCAGGCTGCCTTTCGGCTGTTCGAGGCGACGTTCGTGGTGTCCGGCGGGCTTGCCGCGGGGACGTTTCCGCTGCTCGCCTCGCGATTCGGCCGGAGCGACTTCGCCTCGCTCGCGCGTCTGCTTCTCGCGTGGTCCCTTGCACTCGCCTTACCAATTGTCGTGGCCTTCACGTTGTTCGCGGAGACTCTCACCGTTGCCTTCTATGGCGAGGGGTTCCGAGAGGCGGCGAACCCTCTCGTCTACCTCGGCATCACGCTTCTCGCGGTGTTCGTCAACGCCTCGACGACGCACGTCCTCATCGCGGCGCATCGAATGAGGCGACTCGTCGCCGCCATCGCCGTGCGTCTCGCTGTGGGAGTGGCGTTCGATGTGATGTTGGTTCCCTCGTACGGCGCCACGGGAGCGGCGATCGCGGTGCTCATCGCCGAGCTCAGCTTGACCATCGTCAGTTCGAGCCTGATGGCGGACCTCGTTCTCTTCCCGGCAAAGCCAAACACCCTCGAGACACAGGAGCTCTCGTCGTGCTCCTAG
- a CDS encoding radical SAM protein gives MKVLFSPAYQLELDPKQASNLEPYPPLGTLYAAARLRQGGHDVRLSDSMLVSGHAEFEAHLESFRPDLVAIYEDDFNYLSKMCLTNMREAARTKARLARARGALVVVHGSDATDHLESYLETPMDFAILGEGEQTLFELAEALSSGNGDEAKRVAGLAFVDPDGRVVKTSARGFLRNLDELPFPAWDLVDIARYRRAWRARHTRFSINMVTTRGCPYRCNWCAKPIYGQRYNVRSPAAVAEELSWLKGTIEPDHVWFADDIFGLKPGWVEAFSEEVEARGCATPYKVQARVDLIDDGVARALRRSGCESVWVGAESGSQRILDAMDKGTTVEQIVDATRLLRAEGMAVGFFLQFGYPGEVWSDIARTRSLVRDAAPDEIGISVSYPLPGTPFYERVRAELAVKSNWAHSDDLDLMFVGTYPPEFYRALYRLVHSEFRLRRELRRLPHPLRLARCLANLARWTAARIALSRWSRKGNPEVRSRRPTVEGGHEVPPRRPPPSRLRRSRRSSSEGGFEAESR, from the coding sequence ATGAAAGTTCTCTTCTCGCCCGCCTACCAGCTCGAGCTGGATCCCAAACAGGCGTCGAACCTCGAGCCCTATCCACCTCTCGGAACGCTGTACGCTGCGGCGAGGCTCAGGCAGGGCGGGCACGACGTGCGCCTCTCGGACTCGATGCTGGTCTCGGGCCATGCCGAGTTCGAGGCCCACCTCGAAAGCTTCCGTCCGGATCTCGTCGCCATTTACGAGGACGACTTCAATTATCTGTCCAAGATGTGTCTCACCAACATGCGTGAAGCCGCGCGCACGAAAGCCAGGCTCGCCAGAGCCAGGGGAGCACTCGTCGTGGTGCACGGCTCGGACGCCACCGATCACCTGGAGTCCTATCTGGAGACGCCGATGGATTTCGCCATCCTTGGAGAAGGCGAGCAAACACTCTTCGAGCTCGCCGAGGCGCTATCGTCGGGCAACGGTGATGAAGCGAAACGAGTGGCCGGGCTCGCGTTTGTCGATCCCGATGGACGCGTCGTGAAGACATCGGCGCGCGGATTCCTGCGTAATCTCGACGAGCTCCCGTTCCCCGCCTGGGACCTCGTGGACATCGCGCGCTACCGCCGGGCCTGGAGGGCCCGACATACGCGCTTTTCCATCAACATGGTCACCACCCGCGGCTGCCCCTATCGCTGCAACTGGTGTGCGAAGCCAATCTACGGACAACGTTACAACGTCCGGTCCCCGGCGGCGGTCGCCGAGGAGCTTTCGTGGCTCAAGGGGACCATCGAGCCCGATCACGTTTGGTTCGCGGACGACATATTCGGTTTGAAGCCGGGTTGGGTCGAGGCATTCTCCGAGGAAGTGGAGGCCCGAGGCTGCGCGACCCCCTACAAGGTCCAGGCGAGGGTCGACCTGATCGACGACGGTGTGGCGCGAGCTCTAAGACGTTCCGGCTGCGAAAGCGTATGGGTCGGAGCCGAGAGCGGATCGCAGCGAATCCTGGATGCGATGGACAAGGGGACGACGGTCGAGCAGATTGTCGACGCCACGCGTCTGCTGAGAGCCGAAGGCATGGCCGTGGGCTTCTTCCTGCAGTTCGGCTATCCCGGCGAGGTTTGGAGTGATATCGCCCGCACCCGGTCTCTCGTGCGGGACGCGGCGCCGGACGAGATTGGCATATCGGTCAGCTACCCGCTGCCGGGAACGCCTTTCTACGAGCGGGTTCGAGCGGAGCTTGCCGTCAAGTCGAACTGGGCTCACAGTGACGACCTCGATCTGATGTTCGTTGGAACCTACCCGCCGGAGTTCTACCGGGCTCTCTATCGCCTCGTTCACAGCGAGTTCCGCTTGCGGCGCGAGCTCCGGAGGCTGCCCCATCCCCTTCGACTGGCGCGTTGCCTCGCCAATCTCGCGCGATGGACCGCAGCTCGCATCGCGCTCTCGAGGTGGTCCCGCAAGGGAAACCCGGAAGTGCGCTCTCGAAGGCCGACGGTCGAAGGTGGACACGAAGTGCCGCCTCGTCGGCCGCCTCCGTCAAGACTACGGCGGTCCCGCCGAAGCTCTAGCGAAGGCGGGTTCGAGGCAGAGTCGCGTTAG
- a CDS encoding carboxypeptidase regulatory-like domain-containing protein, whose translation MFASLPSARIVGLALASVLVGVGGAGPADPTTGAIVGRVDVKLPLGPPRERPSIRGSSSLTTTDRGRPDRRQSVVYIAVAQQGAFEASARRRATLDQRQETFVPYVLPITAGTSVDFPNSDPFFHNVFSLSKAKRFDLGRYPKGETKSVRFDEPGVVRVFCEIHSHMSAFVLVFTHRYFDATEPDGSYRIDGVAPGTYDVVVWTDGEDRVRRSVRVNGGETTEVDFVVE comes from the coding sequence GTGTTTGCGTCTCTTCCCTCGGCTCGAATCGTTGGGCTCGCCCTCGCCTCGGTCCTCGTAGGAGTAGGGGGCGCGGGACCGGCCGACCCTACGACCGGAGCCATCGTCGGGCGTGTGGACGTCAAGCTTCCATTGGGCCCGCCGCGCGAGCGTCCCTCGATCCGGGGGTCGAGCTCTTTGACCACCACCGATAGGGGGCGCCCCGATAGAAGGCAGAGCGTCGTCTACATCGCGGTAGCTCAACAGGGCGCTTTCGAAGCGAGCGCGAGGCGGCGCGCGACCCTCGACCAGAGGCAAGAGACTTTCGTTCCCTACGTTTTGCCGATCACCGCGGGAACGTCGGTGGATTTTCCCAACAGCGATCCTTTCTTTCACAATGTCTTTTCCCTTTCCAAGGCGAAGCGCTTCGATTTGGGCCGCTACCCGAAGGGCGAGACCAAGTCGGTGCGTTTCGACGAGCCCGGCGTCGTTCGCGTGTTCTGCGAGATTCACTCGCATATGAGTGCATTCGTGCTCGTCTTCACGCATCGTTACTTCGATGCGACCGAGCCCGATGGTTCCTACCGCATCGACGGCGTGGCCCCGGGGACTTATGATGTCGTGGTCTGGACCGACGGGGAGGATCGGGTGCGCCGGAGCGTAAGGGTGAATGGGGGAGAGACGACCGAGGTGGATTTCGTAGTCGAGTGA